A single genomic interval of Arthrobacter globiformis harbors:
- a CDS encoding class I SAM-dependent methyltransferase — MTENGLGQLLGLLRRHPDVEAANLHAWDATDSLLLGAAADRLAPDSRVAVIGDNYGALTLGLLAGGTGPVPAEVRVHQDLVTGERALLSNAAALGVSGGFAQLPLGAELLAGADLVLLQLPKTLAELEEISDAVARHAPAGVVLLAGGRVKHMSLGMNAVLGKYFGTVQPQLARQKSRLLLAADPKRAEGKPPYPVTEHNAELDLDICAHGAVFAGTRLDIGTRFLLSFLPQVPAAAKAVDLGCGTGILAAMYARRHPGAEVVATDRSAAAVASARATARANGLAASITAVQDDAMSTLPAGSADLILLNPPFHLGSSVHAGAGLKLFEAAGRVLAPGGQLWTVFNSHLRYVTALERLVGPTTVRGRNPKFTVAASVRRPTA; from the coding sequence GTGACAGAAAACGGTCTTGGGCAGCTCCTGGGCTTGCTTCGAAGGCACCCCGATGTCGAGGCCGCCAACCTCCACGCGTGGGACGCCACAGACTCCCTCCTGCTGGGCGCCGCCGCGGATCGGCTCGCACCGGACAGCAGGGTTGCCGTCATAGGGGACAACTACGGGGCGCTCACGCTCGGGCTGCTGGCCGGCGGTACCGGCCCGGTGCCGGCCGAGGTGAGGGTGCACCAGGACTTGGTCACAGGGGAGCGGGCACTGCTCAGCAACGCGGCGGCACTGGGAGTTTCGGGAGGCTTTGCACAGCTGCCGCTCGGCGCCGAACTGCTGGCCGGCGCGGACCTGGTGCTGTTGCAGCTTCCCAAGACCCTTGCCGAACTCGAGGAAATTTCCGACGCCGTTGCCCGGCACGCGCCTGCCGGCGTTGTCCTACTTGCCGGCGGCCGGGTCAAGCACATGTCCCTGGGCATGAACGCCGTGCTGGGCAAATACTTCGGCACGGTGCAGCCGCAGCTGGCCCGGCAAAAATCACGGCTGCTCCTCGCCGCCGACCCGAAGCGTGCGGAAGGCAAACCGCCCTACCCCGTGACGGAACACAACGCCGAACTCGACCTGGACATCTGCGCGCACGGGGCCGTTTTCGCAGGCACCCGTTTGGACATTGGCACCCGCTTCCTGCTGTCATTCCTGCCGCAGGTCCCGGCCGCCGCCAAGGCCGTGGACCTGGGCTGCGGCACCGGGATCCTGGCAGCAATGTATGCCCGCCGGCACCCCGGAGCCGAGGTCGTCGCCACCGACCGGTCCGCGGCCGCCGTGGCGTCGGCAAGGGCAACCGCCCGAGCCAACGGCCTGGCTGCCAGCATCACGGCTGTCCAGGATGACGCAATGAGCACCCTTCCGGCCGGCAGCGCCGACCTCATCCTGCTGAACCCCCCGTTCCACCTCGGTTCCAGCGTCCACGCCGGGGCGGGGCTGAAGCTCTTCGAGGCAGCAGGCCGTGTGCTGGCGCCCGGAGGCCAGCTCTGGACGGTATTCAACAGCCACCTGCGTTACGTGACGGCCCTGGAAAGGCTCGTTGGGCCCACCACGGTGAGGGGCCGAAACCCCAAATTCACGGTGGCCGCCAGCGTCAGGCGGCCTACCGCCTGA
- a CDS encoding NAD(P)-binding domain-containing protein, protein MSGSTASGGTSRNADVVVIGAGQAGLSAAFHLARRGFTPAPAAEQPGGAGTAAGPGRSYAVLDAEDGPGGAWRHRWKSLLMATVNGISDLPGIPQPDVDPAEPSSAFLSRYFAAYERQVGLAVERPVKVLAVERGDADPAGRLRITTSDGGWTARAVINATGTWTRPFWPIYPGQFTFGGRQLHVADYVSAEEFRGLHVIVVGGGISAVGLLDEISKVTTTSWFTRREPVWRDGFDRQAGHDAVALVEDRVRQGLPPQSVVAATGLIWTPALRAAAARGVLDRRPMFTAIEPGGVRLADGGFLAADVILWATGFRAELEHLAPLHLRGPGGGIAMEGTQVAAEPRVHLVGYGPSSSTIGANRAGRAAVTEILELLSASAAVADPR, encoded by the coding sequence TTGAGCGGTAGCACTGCAAGCGGTGGAACGAGCCGCAATGCCGACGTCGTCGTCATCGGAGCTGGGCAGGCCGGCCTCTCCGCCGCCTTCCACCTGGCCCGCCGCGGCTTCACGCCAGCCCCGGCAGCAGAACAGCCAGGTGGTGCAGGGACGGCGGCCGGTCCAGGGCGGTCGTACGCGGTGCTGGACGCCGAGGACGGGCCGGGCGGAGCCTGGCGGCACCGCTGGAAGAGCCTGCTCATGGCCACCGTAAACGGCATCAGTGACCTTCCCGGAATACCGCAGCCGGATGTCGACCCGGCGGAACCAAGCTCGGCATTCCTCAGCCGCTACTTCGCTGCCTACGAGAGGCAGGTCGGGCTGGCCGTCGAGCGGCCCGTCAAGGTGCTCGCCGTTGAACGTGGGGACGCTGACCCGGCGGGGCGCCTAAGGATCACCACATCCGACGGCGGCTGGACGGCCCGGGCAGTCATCAACGCCACCGGAACCTGGACCAGGCCTTTTTGGCCGATCTATCCGGGCCAGTTCACGTTCGGGGGCCGCCAGCTGCATGTTGCCGACTACGTGTCCGCAGAGGAGTTCCGCGGGCTGCACGTCATCGTGGTGGGCGGCGGAATCTCCGCCGTCGGGCTGCTGGACGAAATCTCGAAGGTCACAACGACAAGCTGGTTCACGCGCCGTGAGCCTGTATGGCGGGACGGGTTCGACCGGCAAGCCGGGCATGACGCCGTCGCCCTCGTGGAAGACCGGGTTCGGCAGGGGTTGCCGCCGCAAAGCGTCGTGGCTGCCACCGGGCTCATCTGGACCCCGGCCCTGCGGGCGGCAGCCGCGCGCGGCGTGCTGGACCGCCGGCCGATGTTCACGGCGATAGAACCCGGCGGCGTCCGGCTGGCGGACGGCGGGTTCCTCGCGGCGGATGTGATCCTGTGGGCCACCGGGTTCCGCGCCGAGCTGGAGCACCTGGCGCCGCTGCACCTGCGGGGACCAGGCGGCGGGATTGCCATGGAAGGGACGCAGGTGGCCGCGGAACCCCGGGTGCACCTGGTGGGCTACGGCCCGTCGTCGTCCACCATCGGCGCAAACCGCGCCGGCCGGGCCGCGGTGACAGAAATCCTCGAACTCCTGTCAGCCTCCGCAGCCGTGGCTGATCCGCGGTAG
- the rsfS gene encoding ribosome silencing factor has product MTASESSVTIARHAARAAADKIAQNIVALDVSERLALADVFLIASAPSERQVNAIVDGIEEELTKQDLRPVRREGRSAGRWVLLDYADVIIHVQHEEDRVFYALERLWKDCPVVDLQLGDDDSAKAPAAAEQE; this is encoded by the coding sequence GTGACCGCATCCGAATCGTCCGTCACCATAGCCCGGCACGCAGCCAGGGCCGCGGCGGACAAGATCGCCCAAAACATCGTCGCCCTTGACGTCAGCGAACGCCTGGCTTTGGCTGACGTGTTCCTCATTGCCTCAGCACCCAGCGAACGCCAGGTCAACGCGATAGTCGACGGCATTGAAGAGGAACTCACCAAGCAGGATCTCCGCCCGGTCCGCCGGGAAGGCCGTTCGGCCGGCCGTTGGGTCCTGTTGGATTACGCAGATGTCATCATCCACGTTCAGCATGAGGAAGACCGTGTCTTCTATGCCCTGGAACGTCTCTGGAAGGACTGCCCGGTGGTGGACCTGCAGCTGGGAGACGACGATTCGGCAAAGGCCCCTGCTGCCGCCGAGCAGGAGTAG
- the nadD gene encoding nicotinate-nucleotide adenylyltransferase: protein MHHKDTQRRLRLGVMGGTFDPIHHGHLVAASEVAAKFGLDEVVFVPTGQPWQKSSKQVSEPEHRYLMTVIATASNPSFTVSRVDVDRPGPTYTIDTLRDLRTQRPDADLFFITGADALAQILSWKDIDELWSLAHFVGVTRPGHELDGMGRKDVSLLEVPAMAISSTDCRARVAAHNPVWYLVPDGVVQYIAKYGLYAAPAGNSSSETTETNDPASTE from the coding sequence CTGCACCACAAGGATACGCAGCGCCGGCTGCGGCTGGGCGTGATGGGCGGGACCTTCGATCCCATTCATCACGGCCACCTTGTGGCCGCCAGCGAGGTGGCCGCCAAGTTCGGGCTCGATGAAGTCGTGTTCGTCCCCACCGGCCAACCGTGGCAGAAATCCAGCAAGCAGGTCAGCGAACCCGAGCACCGTTATCTGATGACGGTGATCGCGACGGCGTCGAACCCGAGTTTCACCGTAAGCCGGGTGGACGTGGACCGTCCCGGTCCCACGTACACCATCGACACCCTCCGGGATCTGCGGACGCAGCGGCCCGACGCCGACCTGTTCTTCATCACCGGCGCCGACGCCCTGGCACAAATCCTGTCGTGGAAGGACATCGACGAGCTCTGGTCGCTGGCCCACTTCGTGGGAGTTACCCGGCCAGGCCATGAGCTCGACGGCATGGGCCGAAAGGACGTCAGCTTGCTCGAGGTCCCCGCCATGGCGATCTCGTCAACAGACTGCCGCGCCCGCGTTGCTGCGCATAACCCCGTCTGGTACCTGGTGCCGGACGGAGTGGTGCAGTACATCGCGAAATACGGACTCTACGCCGCACCCGCCGGGAACAGCAGCTCCGAAACTACCGAGACAAACGATCCAGCCAGCACTGAATGA
- a CDS encoding glutamate-5-semialdehyde dehydrogenase translates to MTEALMNQAAETSNDATTVPTLPEDRQPTPAEIESAVYAIADRSRQAARSMGRANRAWKDKALRAIGDALLANRQQILAANTKDVEAGRANGTSAALLDRLTLNEARIAALAAALENLAGLPDPVGNVVRGQTLPNGLRLRQVNVPMGVVAAIYEARPNVTVDIAGLALKSGNAVILRGGSAAAFTNEALIRVLRDALESVGLPADAVQTVDQFGREGANVLMRARGRVDVLIPRGGRELIQTVVNNSSVPVIETGEGNVHIFIDESASEDMAVEILLNSKTQRPSVCNTVETLLVHSGSTVLPAVAAALSKAGVRLHADDRVRAALPGSVESLPATEDDWATEYMDLDLAVAMVDSLDDAVKHIRTWSTGHTEAILTNDLRNAERFIAEIDSAAVIVNASTRFTDGGELGLGAEVGISTQKLHARGPMGLTELTTTKWIVQGEGQVRD, encoded by the coding sequence ATGACTGAGGCACTGATGAACCAAGCAGCTGAGACATCCAACGACGCTACGACGGTCCCCACCCTGCCGGAAGACAGGCAGCCCACACCGGCTGAGATCGAGTCCGCCGTGTACGCGATCGCCGACCGTTCCCGCCAGGCCGCCCGCAGCATGGGCCGCGCCAACCGGGCCTGGAAAGACAAGGCCCTGCGCGCCATCGGGGACGCCCTGCTCGCGAACAGGCAGCAGATCCTGGCCGCGAACACCAAGGACGTGGAAGCGGGCCGCGCCAACGGCACGTCCGCCGCCCTCCTGGACCGACTGACCCTCAATGAAGCCCGCATTGCCGCCCTCGCCGCCGCCCTGGAAAACCTGGCCGGTCTGCCCGACCCCGTGGGCAATGTGGTGCGCGGCCAGACCCTGCCCAACGGCCTGCGCCTGCGCCAGGTCAACGTCCCCATGGGCGTGGTTGCCGCGATTTACGAGGCTCGTCCGAACGTGACTGTGGACATCGCCGGCCTGGCGCTCAAGAGCGGCAACGCCGTGATCCTCCGCGGCGGTTCGGCAGCAGCCTTCACCAACGAAGCCCTCATCCGCGTCCTGCGCGACGCTCTGGAGTCCGTGGGCCTGCCGGCGGATGCCGTGCAGACCGTGGACCAGTTCGGCCGCGAGGGCGCCAACGTGCTGATGCGTGCCCGCGGGCGCGTGGACGTGCTGATCCCGCGCGGCGGCCGTGAACTGATCCAGACCGTCGTCAACAACTCCTCCGTGCCGGTCATCGAGACAGGCGAGGGGAACGTTCACATCTTCATCGACGAGTCAGCCAGTGAAGACATGGCGGTGGAGATCCTCCTCAACTCCAAGACGCAGCGCCCCAGCGTCTGCAACACGGTGGAGACGCTCCTCGTGCACTCGGGCTCCACGGTTCTGCCCGCGGTCGCCGCAGCCCTGAGCAAAGCGGGAGTCCGGCTGCATGCCGATGACCGCGTGCGGGCAGCGCTTCCCGGTTCGGTGGAATCCCTGCCGGCAACGGAAGACGACTGGGCCACGGAGTACATGGACCTGGACTTGGCCGTGGCCATGGTGGACAGCCTGGACGACGCCGTGAAGCACATCCGCACGTGGTCGACCGGACACACGGAAGCCATCCTGACGAATGACCTGCGGAACGCTGAGCGCTTCATCGCGGAAATCGATTCCGCTGCCGTCATAGTCAATGCGTCCACGCGGTTTACCGACGGCGGCGAACTGGGCCTGGGTGCCGAGGTCGGCATTTCCACCCAGAAGCTTCACGCCCGCGGCCCGATGGGCCTGACCGAGCTGACAACCACCAAGTGGATTGTCCAGGGCGAGGGCCAGGTCCGCGACTAA
- the proB gene encoding glutamate 5-kinase: MLARARRIVVKVGSSSLTSIKGGISEEALTELSDALAAKCNAGTEIILVSSGAIAAGLAPLGLAKRPRDLATQQAAASVGQGLLMARYTHAFAAHGVTVSQVLLTADDLMRRSHHQNAFRALNRLLNLGVVPVVNENDTVATHKIRFGDNDRLSALVAHLVRADALVLLSDVDSLYDGPPALGAKRIPQVDGPEDLDGVSIGKTGKAGVGTGGMQTKVEAALMAADSGIPALVTSTANASAALAGEDVGTWFTVNGGRKSVRMMWLAHLAHVQGRLILDDGAVRAVRDNRTSLLPAGIKAVEGNFESGDAVEMVSLDGTVIARGLVNYSAAELPQMLGRSTVELGEALGRGFDREVVHVDDLVLV; the protein is encoded by the coding sequence ATGCTCGCCAGGGCGCGCCGCATTGTCGTCAAAGTAGGATCGTCGTCCCTTACCAGCATCAAGGGCGGAATATCGGAGGAGGCGCTGACCGAACTTTCAGACGCGCTGGCCGCCAAGTGCAATGCGGGCACCGAGATCATCCTCGTGTCTTCCGGCGCCATCGCGGCCGGTCTCGCGCCGCTCGGTTTGGCGAAGCGTCCGCGTGACCTCGCCACCCAGCAGGCCGCCGCCAGCGTGGGGCAGGGACTGCTGATGGCCCGGTATACCCATGCGTTCGCCGCCCACGGCGTCACCGTGAGCCAGGTGCTCCTCACCGCCGATGACCTCATGCGCCGCAGCCACCACCAGAATGCATTCCGCGCCCTCAACCGGCTCCTGAACCTCGGCGTCGTGCCCGTCGTCAACGAGAACGACACCGTCGCCACCCACAAGATCCGTTTCGGCGACAACGACCGCCTGTCAGCCCTCGTGGCGCACCTGGTGCGCGCCGATGCACTGGTGCTGCTGTCCGACGTCGACTCCCTGTATGACGGCCCGCCCGCCCTAGGCGCAAAGCGGATACCCCAAGTGGACGGCCCGGAGGACCTCGACGGCGTCTCCATCGGCAAGACCGGCAAGGCCGGCGTGGGCACCGGCGGAATGCAGACCAAAGTGGAGGCGGCCCTGATGGCGGCCGATTCGGGCATCCCGGCCCTCGTCACGTCCACCGCCAACGCCTCCGCCGCGCTGGCCGGCGAGGACGTCGGAACCTGGTTTACCGTCAATGGCGGACGCAAGTCTGTCCGGATGATGTGGCTCGCGCACCTCGCCCATGTGCAGGGACGGCTGATCCTTGACGACGGCGCCGTCCGGGCCGTGCGGGACAACCGCACCTCGCTGCTGCCCGCCGGCATCAAGGCTGTTGAAGGCAACTTCGAAAGCGGAGACGCCGTCGAAATGGTTTCGCTGGACGGCACGGTGATCGCCCGCGGCCTGGTGAACTACTCCGCGGCCGAACTGCCGCAGATGCTCGGACGGTCCACCGTGGAGCTGGGCGAGGCTCTGGGTCGCGGCTTCGACCGTGAAGTTGTTCACGTTGACGACCTGGTTCTGGTCTAG
- the obgE gene encoding GTPase ObgE produces the protein MASFVDRVVLHVSGGTGGHGCVSVHREKFKPLGGPDGGNGGNGGDVILRVDSQTTTLLDYHHAPHRHATNGGPGMGDWRGGKNGETLVLPVPEGTVVKTKDGKVLADLVGEGTEFVAASGGIGGLGNAALSSQKRRAPGFALLGIEGDASDIVLELKSIADIALVGFPSAGKSSLIAAMSAARPKIADYPFTTLIPNLGVVQAGDVRFTIADVPGLIEGASEGKGLGHNFLRHVERCAALVHVLDCGTLESDRDPLSDLAIIETELEKYAVDMSYAGSDGEVVPLNHRPRLVALNKVDLPDGKDMAEFVRPELESRGYRVFEVSATSHEGLRQLGFAMAEIVKAARDSVAATPPKVHAPVLRPRAVNESGFRIRREEKNLEPLFRVLGEKPVRWVKQTDFTNEEAIGYLADRLAKLGVETELFKQGAKPGDTVVIGEDDGVVFDWEPTMMAGAELLASPRGTDVRFADIGDRPTRGQKREEQIERRDAKAAARAELEAERKAGIWTESVSARRAARPLKESGLNTEHEE, from the coding sequence GTGGCGAGCTTTGTAGACCGGGTAGTACTGCACGTATCCGGCGGTACCGGCGGCCACGGCTGTGTCTCCGTTCACCGTGAGAAGTTCAAGCCGCTGGGCGGGCCCGACGGCGGCAACGGCGGCAACGGCGGCGACGTCATCCTGCGCGTCGACTCGCAGACCACCACGCTGCTGGACTACCACCACGCACCCCACCGGCATGCCACCAACGGCGGCCCCGGCATGGGTGACTGGCGCGGCGGCAAGAACGGCGAAACTTTGGTCCTGCCTGTCCCCGAGGGGACCGTCGTCAAGACCAAGGACGGAAAGGTGCTTGCTGACCTCGTGGGGGAAGGCACCGAATTTGTGGCAGCGTCCGGCGGGATCGGCGGTCTGGGAAACGCCGCGCTGTCCTCGCAGAAGCGGCGGGCGCCCGGGTTCGCCCTGCTCGGCATCGAGGGTGACGCCAGCGATATTGTCCTGGAGCTGAAGTCGATCGCCGACATTGCCCTGGTAGGTTTCCCCTCCGCCGGCAAGTCCAGCCTGATCGCGGCTATGTCGGCCGCCCGCCCGAAGATCGCCGACTACCCCTTCACCACCCTCATCCCCAACCTTGGCGTGGTCCAGGCCGGCGACGTCCGTTTCACCATTGCCGACGTTCCGGGCCTCATCGAGGGTGCCAGCGAGGGCAAGGGCCTGGGCCACAACTTCCTCCGCCACGTCGAGCGCTGTGCCGCTTTGGTGCACGTTTTGGACTGCGGTACGCTGGAATCTGACCGAGATCCACTCTCCGACCTCGCAATTATCGAAACCGAGCTCGAAAAGTATGCGGTGGATATGAGCTACGCCGGCTCGGACGGCGAAGTTGTCCCGCTCAACCACCGCCCCCGGCTGGTGGCACTTAACAAGGTGGACCTGCCGGACGGCAAGGACATGGCCGAGTTTGTCCGGCCTGAGCTTGAATCCCGGGGCTACCGGGTCTTCGAAGTTTCAGCCACGAGCCATGAGGGCCTGCGCCAGCTTGGCTTCGCCATGGCAGAGATCGTCAAGGCCGCCCGCGACAGTGTGGCAGCCACGCCGCCGAAGGTGCACGCACCGGTGCTGCGGCCCCGCGCCGTCAACGAGTCCGGTTTCCGGATCCGCCGCGAGGAGAAAAACCTGGAGCCTCTGTTCCGCGTTCTGGGCGAGAAGCCCGTGCGCTGGGTCAAGCAGACGGACTTCACCAACGAGGAAGCCATTGGCTACCTTGCCGACCGCCTGGCCAAGCTCGGCGTCGAAACCGAGCTGTTCAAGCAGGGCGCCAAGCCCGGCGACACCGTGGTGATCGGTGAGGACGACGGCGTGGTGTTCGACTGGGAGCCGACCATGATGGCTGGCGCCGAGCTGCTGGCTTCGCCGCGCGGCACGGACGTCCGCTTCGCAGACATCGGCGACCGTCCCACCCGCGGCCAGAAGCGCGAGGAACAGATCGAACGGCGCGACGCGAAGGCAGCGGCACGGGCCGAGCTGGAAGCCGAACGCAAGGCCGGCATCTGGACCGAGTCCGTCAGCGCCCGCCGGGCTGCCCGGCCCCTCAAGGAGAGTGGACTGAACACCGAACATGAGGAGTGA
- the rpmA gene encoding 50S ribosomal protein L27, giving the protein MAHKKGASSTRNGRDSNAQYLGVKRFGGQVVSAGEIIVRQRGTHFHPGAGVGRGGDDTLFALQAGAVEFGTRRGRRVVNIVAAAAAE; this is encoded by the coding sequence ATGGCACACAAAAAAGGCGCGAGTTCCACTCGCAACGGTCGTGACTCCAACGCCCAGTACCTCGGCGTCAAGCGCTTCGGCGGCCAGGTAGTTTCCGCTGGCGAGATCATCGTCCGCCAGCGCGGCACCCACTTCCACCCCGGTGCGGGCGTTGGCCGTGGCGGCGACGACACACTGTTCGCCCTGCAGGCAGGCGCCGTTGAATTCGGCACGCGCCGCGGCCGTCGGGTCGTCAACATCGTTGCTGCTGCAGCTGCAGAGTAA
- the rplU gene encoding 50S ribosomal protein L21: MVYAIVRAGGRQEKVSVGDFVTLNRVAGGAGSTIELPALLLVDGDKVTSAAADLAKVTVTAEILQDLRGPKIVIQKFKNKTGYKKRQGHRQELTKVKITGIK; encoded by the coding sequence GTGGTGTACGCGATTGTCCGCGCAGGCGGCCGCCAAGAGAAGGTTTCCGTTGGAGACTTCGTTACCCTGAACCGCGTCGCCGGTGGAGCTGGCAGCACCATTGAGCTGCCCGCGCTGCTCCTGGTGGACGGTGACAAGGTCACCTCCGCAGCTGCGGACCTGGCCAAGGTAACTGTTACGGCTGAGATCCTCCAGGACCTCCGTGGTCCTAAGATCGTCATCCAGAAGTTCAAGAACAAGACCGGTTACAAGAAGCGCCAGGGTCACCGCCAGGAACTGACCAAGGTCAAGATCACCGGTATCAAGTAA
- the thiD gene encoding bifunctional hydroxymethylpyrimidine kinase/phosphomethylpyrimidine kinase, which produces MSSLSSASLLPAPAAADKSLLETVGPAIQTSRDVPRVLAIAGSDPSGGAGIQADLKSIAAHGGYGMAAITALTAQNTTGVCGVHVPPASFLSAQLDAVSDDIHVDAVKIGMLGDERVIAAVRGWLEKVRPGVVVLDPVMVATSGDRLLQESAEAALRKLLSLAHLITPNLPELAMLLGEPEAADWAAALDQGRRLADRTGATVLVKGGHLKGSTCPDALVNTAGLLSAEVVEVAGDRISTRNSHGTGCSLSSAMATAQARLGDWEASLRVVKPWLAGALRTSGQLEVGAGNGPINHFHHVTQPEGRGGFAELLRAETVADLEDIYGLGFIRGLADGTLAEKEFAYYLAQDAIYLNGYSRVLARASALAPTESEQLFWARSAQQCLEVESELHRNWLSTRIVQPGLGPVTKAYVDHLLAASAGGSYAVLVAAVLPCFWLYAEVGETLHAEYVAAGAQAGHPYAEWLRTYADEDFAAATLRAIEIADDAGRAASSGERKAMITAFRQSCRYEVEFFDAPSRHS; this is translated from the coding sequence ATGTCTTCCTTGTCATCTGCATCACTCCTGCCCGCACCCGCGGCCGCCGACAAGTCGCTTCTGGAAACCGTTGGGCCGGCCATTCAGACCTCCCGCGACGTTCCCCGGGTCCTGGCCATCGCAGGCTCGGATCCTTCCGGCGGCGCAGGCATCCAGGCCGATCTGAAAAGCATTGCGGCCCACGGCGGCTACGGAATGGCTGCAATAACGGCCCTCACTGCGCAGAACACCACCGGCGTGTGCGGCGTGCACGTTCCGCCGGCTTCCTTCCTGTCAGCGCAACTGGACGCTGTCAGCGACGACATCCACGTGGACGCCGTGAAGATCGGCATGCTGGGCGATGAACGTGTTATCGCAGCCGTCCGCGGCTGGCTAGAAAAGGTAAGGCCCGGCGTCGTGGTTCTCGATCCGGTGATGGTGGCTACCAGCGGTGACCGCCTCCTCCAGGAGTCTGCAGAGGCAGCCCTCCGGAAACTGCTGTCTCTGGCGCACCTGATCACCCCGAACCTGCCCGAATTGGCCATGCTGCTCGGGGAACCGGAGGCCGCGGACTGGGCCGCCGCCCTTGACCAGGGCAGGCGGCTCGCGGACCGGACCGGTGCCACGGTCCTCGTCAAAGGCGGGCACCTGAAGGGCTCAACCTGCCCGGACGCCCTCGTGAACACGGCCGGGCTGCTGTCGGCGGAGGTGGTGGAGGTTGCGGGCGACCGGATCAGCACGCGGAACAGCCACGGCACCGGATGCTCGCTCTCCTCGGCCATGGCCACGGCACAGGCGCGGCTGGGCGACTGGGAAGCGTCACTGCGGGTGGTCAAGCCCTGGCTGGCCGGAGCCCTCCGCACCTCCGGGCAGCTCGAGGTGGGCGCCGGCAACGGACCGATCAACCACTTCCACCACGTGACCCAGCCCGAGGGCAGGGGCGGGTTCGCGGAACTGCTGCGCGCCGAGACCGTTGCCGACCTGGAAGACATCTATGGCCTGGGCTTCATCCGTGGGCTTGCCGACGGCACCCTCGCGGAGAAGGAATTCGCGTACTACCTGGCACAGGACGCCATATACCTCAACGGCTACTCCCGGGTCCTGGCCAGGGCCAGTGCGCTCGCGCCAACCGAGTCCGAGCAGCTGTTCTGGGCGCGCTCCGCCCAGCAATGCCTGGAAGTTGAATCGGAACTGCACCGCAACTGGCTCAGCACGCGCATCGTGCAGCCGGGGCTGGGCCCGGTCACGAAGGCTTACGTCGATCATCTGCTGGCGGCTTCGGCGGGCGGCAGTTACGCGGTGCTGGTTGCCGCGGTCCTGCCTTGCTTCTGGCTGTACGCCGAGGTGGGGGAGACCCTGCATGCCGAATATGTGGCCGCCGGAGCACAGGCCGGGCACCCGTACGCGGAGTGGCTGCGGACTTACGCCGATGAGGACTTCGCTGCCGCCACCCTGCGGGCCATCGAAATCGCCGACGACGCCGGCCGTGCCGCGTCATCGGGGGAGCGCAAAGCGATGATCACCGCTTTCCGGCAGTCCTGCCGGTACGAGGTGGAATTCTTCGACGCGCCGAGTCGCCACAGCTGA